A window from Littorina saxatilis isolate snail1 linkage group LG9, US_GU_Lsax_2.0, whole genome shotgun sequence encodes these proteins:
- the LOC138976323 gene encoding E3 ubiquitin-protein ligase TRIM56-like isoform X1 — protein sequence MATATATSSADSDTQCSVCHELFKKPKLLPCAHVLCRHCLLSWLASNPEALCPLCRGAIADPNEKSKTKGWVEVVDALPDDVAMAALVESTRVLSQDHVCVGCKSAADSICLSCNAMMCKPCGQSHTNFSMARHHKVEDLSSMTAEELAASQPDHCSVHTSKSCELFCPTHGAAICHLCASAKHRACPDLTELAEAADKSREELSQMVTSLLTEEQQLEEAVAALERHLEATEKVVQEAVAEIDRTCDKLENSVKEFRRRLKEMTLDAKAKVRDTVLAVKVTLLDHRGRLTSHRRVADRTTRGSTNKGMCDVTRALRDRVKDILVTCGQRRADLKSVYMVTLTIDAAAVARIEKELSELGQVKISPASVGPVQNLGWRFHTNHGTDIVLSNDGLTAERVRGDVNGIVVADQPMVPDVLYEIRIDKLDPRYFSRHLPCGVVLTDPDHLRLPYSAFNGWGREAVVISRAVYNRGHRENNNLNKATHGLSEGTRVGVMVTTKAELHLWVNGSDRGVIATTVPTPCFAFFDLYGCYKQVSILPPTRLG from the exons ATGGCAACGGCAACAGCAACAAGTTCAGCGGACAGTGACACGCAATGCTCCGTGTGTCACGAGCTGTTCAAGAAACCCAAACTGCTGCCCTGTGCTCACGTCCTGTGTCGCCATTGTCTTCTCTCCTGGCTCGCCTCCAACCCCGAGGCCCTCTGTCCGCTCTGCAGGGGCGCCATCGCGGACCCCAACGAGAAAAGTAAGACAAAGGGGTGGGTGGAGGTGGTGGACGCCTTACCGGATGACGTCGCCATGGCAGCGCTAGTGGAGAGTACACGTGTACTGAGCCAAGATCATGTTTGTGTAGGATGCAAGTCTGCGGCTGACTCTATTTGTCTGTCCTGCAATGCTATGATGTGTAAGCCGTGTGGTCAGTCGCATACCAATTTCTCTATGGCTCGTCATCACAAGGTGGAAGACCTGTCCAGCATGACAGCGGAAGAGCTGGCCGCCAGTCAGCCTGACCACTGCAGCGTGCACACCAGCAAGTCCTGCGAGCTCTTCTGTCCCACACACGGGGCCGCAATTTGCCACCTGTGTGCCAGCGCCAAGCATCGCGCATGCCCAGACCTGACGGAACTGGCGGAAGCGGCAGACAAGTCACGTGAGGAGCTGAGTCAGATGGTGACGTCACTGTTGACGGAAGAGCAACAGCTGGAAGAAGCTGTGGCAGCGTTGGAGCGCCACCTGGAGGCCACGGAGAAAGTGGTGCAGGAAGCTGTTGCTGAGATCGACAGGACCTGCGACAAGCTAGAGAACTCTGTCAAGGAATTCAGGCGTCGTCTGAAAGAGATGACGCTCGATGCCAAGGCCAAAGTGAGGGACACAGTCTTAGCCGTCAAGGTCACCTTGTTGGATCATCGAGGCAGGCTGACGTCACACCGACGTGTTGCTGATCGCACCACCAGAGGGTCCACTAATAAAGGGATGTGTGACGTCACTCGTGCTCTGAGGGACCGTGTGAAGGACATACTGGTCACTTGTGGTCAACGCCGAGCGGACTTGAAGTCGGTTTACATGGTTACGCTGACAATTGACGCTGCCGCAGTGGCCCGCATTGAAAAGGAACTGTCGGAGCTTGGTCAGGTGAAGATAAGCCCTGCGTCTGTCGGTCCTGTTCAG AACCTTGGGTGGCGTTTTCACACAAACCACGGGACGGACATTGTACTGAGCAACGACGGTCTGACagcagagagagtgaggggtgATGTCAATGGTATTGTTGTTGCTGACCAGCCCATGGTGCCCGACGTGTTgtatgag ATCCGAATAGACAAGCTAGACCCGCGGTACTTTTCCCGCCACCTGCCGTGTGGAGTGGTGCTGACTGATCCCGATCACCTCCGTCTGCCTTACTCAGCTTTCAATGGATGGGGCAGGGAGGCTGTTGTCATCAGTCGTGCTGTGTACAACCGTGGACACAGA GAGAACAACAACCTGAACAAAGCAACACACGGCCTGTCGGAGGGAACACGTGTGGGAGTGATGGTGACGACCAAGGCAGAGCTCCACCTGTGGGTCAACGGCAGTGATCGGGGAGTCATCGCCACCACTGTTCCCACGCCCTGCTTTGCTTTCTTTGACCTGTATGGCTGCTATAAACAG GTATCAATTCTTCCCCCGACACGCCTTGGCTGA
- the LOC138976323 gene encoding E3 ubiquitin-protein ligase TRIM56-like isoform X2: MATATATSSADSDTQCSVCHELFKKPKLLPCAHVLCRHCLLSWLASNPEALCPLCRGAIADPNEKSKTKGWVEVVDALPDDVAMAALVESTRVLSQDHVCVGCKSAADSICLSCNAMMCKPCGQSHTNFSMARHHKVEDLSSMTAEELAASQPDHCSVHTSKSCELFCPTHGAAICHLCASAKHRACPDLTELAEAADKSREELSQMVTSLLTEEQQLEEAVAALERHLEATEKVVQEAVAEIDRTCDKLENSVKEFRRRLKEMTLDAKAKVRDTVLAVKVTLLDHRGRLTSHRRVADRTTRGSTNKGMCDVTRALRDRVKDILVTCGQRRADLKSVYMVTLTIDAAAVARIEKELSELGQVKISPASVGPVQNLGWRFHTNHGTDIVLSNDGLTAERVRGDVNGIVVADQPMVPDVLYEIRIDKLDPRYFSRHLPCGVVLTDPDHLRLPYSAFNGWGREAVVISRAVYNRGHRENNNLNKATHGLSEGTRVGVMVTTKAELHLWVNGSDRGVIATTVPTPCFAFFDLYGCYKQVSVLPPTHLG; encoded by the exons ATGGCAACGGCAACAGCAACAAGTTCAGCGGACAGTGACACGCAATGCTCCGTGTGTCACGAGCTGTTCAAGAAACCCAAACTGCTGCCCTGTGCTCACGTCCTGTGTCGCCATTGTCTTCTCTCCTGGCTCGCCTCCAACCCCGAGGCCCTCTGTCCGCTCTGCAGGGGCGCCATCGCGGACCCCAACGAGAAAAGTAAGACAAAGGGGTGGGTGGAGGTGGTGGACGCCTTACCGGATGACGTCGCCATGGCAGCGCTAGTGGAGAGTACACGTGTACTGAGCCAAGATCATGTTTGTGTAGGATGCAAGTCTGCGGCTGACTCTATTTGTCTGTCCTGCAATGCTATGATGTGTAAGCCGTGTGGTCAGTCGCATACCAATTTCTCTATGGCTCGTCATCACAAGGTGGAAGACCTGTCCAGCATGACAGCGGAAGAGCTGGCCGCCAGTCAGCCTGACCACTGCAGCGTGCACACCAGCAAGTCCTGCGAGCTCTTCTGTCCCACACACGGGGCCGCAATTTGCCACCTGTGTGCCAGCGCCAAGCATCGCGCATGCCCAGACCTGACGGAACTGGCGGAAGCGGCAGACAAGTCACGTGAGGAGCTGAGTCAGATGGTGACGTCACTGTTGACGGAAGAGCAACAGCTGGAAGAAGCTGTGGCAGCGTTGGAGCGCCACCTGGAGGCCACGGAGAAAGTGGTGCAGGAAGCTGTTGCTGAGATCGACAGGACCTGCGACAAGCTAGAGAACTCTGTCAAGGAATTCAGGCGTCGTCTGAAAGAGATGACGCTCGATGCCAAGGCCAAAGTGAGGGACACAGTCTTAGCCGTCAAGGTCACCTTGTTGGATCATCGAGGCAGGCTGACGTCACACCGACGTGTTGCTGATCGCACCACCAGAGGGTCCACTAATAAAGGGATGTGTGACGTCACTCGTGCTCTGAGGGACCGTGTGAAGGACATACTGGTCACTTGTGGTCAACGCCGAGCGGACTTGAAGTCGGTTTACATGGTTACGCTGACAATTGACGCTGCCGCAGTGGCCCGCATTGAAAAGGAACTGTCGGAGCTTGGTCAGGTGAAGATAAGCCCTGCGTCTGTCGGTCCTGTTCAG AACCTTGGGTGGCGTTTTCACACAAACCACGGGACGGACATTGTACTGAGCAACGACGGTCTGACagcagagagagtgaggggtgATGTCAATGGTATTGTTGTTGCTGACCAGCCCATGGTGCCCGACGTGTTgtatgag ATCCGAATAGACAAGCTAGACCCGCGGTACTTTTCCCGCCACCTGCCGTGTGGAGTGGTGCTGACTGATCCCGATCACCTCCGTCTGCCTTACTCAGCTTTCAATGGATGGGGCAGGGAGGCTGTTGTCATCAGTCGTGCTGTGTACAACCGTGGACACAGA GAGAACAACAACCTGAACAAAGCAACACACGGCCTGTCGGAGGGAACACGTGTGGGAGTGATGGTGACGACCAAGGCAGAGCTCCACCTGTGGGTCAACGGCAGTGATCGGGGAGTCATCGCCACCACTGTTCCCACGCCCTGCTTTGCTTTCTTTGACCTGTATGGCTGCTATAAACAG